One Serratia liquefaciens genomic window, AAGGTTTTCGGCGATCGCCGAGGCTTTTTCGTCGAAACTTTTCAAAAAAGTCGTTATCAGGAATTGCTGAATATCGATGTTGATTTTGTGCAGGATAACCACTCCCGCTCCTCAAAAGGCGTGTTACGTGGCCTGCATTTTCAGCGCGTAAACCCCCAGGGGAAACTCGTCAGAGTTGTCCGTGGCGAAGTCTATGATGTTGTTGTTGACATTAGGGTTGACTCACCGACGTTCAAGAAGTGGGTGGGGGTGTACCTATCAGAAGATAATCAAAACCAACTTTGGGTCCCGCCTGGTCTTGCACATGGCTTTTTGGTGATTTCAGATATTGCTGATTTTGAATACAAATGTACTGAGTATTATGATCCTGACAGCGAAGCCTGTCTGTTATGGAACGACCCTGAGATCGGGATTGATTGGCCTACCGGTGAACCTCTGCTGTCGCCAAAGGATCTGCAAGGAAAACTACTTAGAGAGCTTTTTTGATGCGTGTACTTTTGACAGGTTCGGCGGGGCAACTAGGGCGCTGTTTCACCGATAGACTACCATCTGGGTGGATCTTGATGGCTTCCGATAGCTTGCAGCTTGATATCACAGATCCTGAAGCTATTACGAAAGCTGTAACGGAGTTTGCACCCGATGCCATTGTCAATGCTGCTGCCTATACTGCAGTCGATAAAGCTGAATCTGAGCCTGAGTTGGCGAAAGCTATCAATTCAGATGGTCCAGGCTATCTTGCTTCGGCTGCTGCATTGCTGAATATTCCTTTTGTGCATGTATCTACCGACTATGTATTCGATGGTTGCGCTAGCGAACCTTACAGTGAAGCTACGCCCTGTTCGCCAAAGAACGTCTATGGTAAAACCAAACTTGACGGTGAAGTTGCTGCGCTGAATGCCAATCCCAAAACTATCGTTATAAGAACGGCTTGGGTTTTCAGTGAGTATGGAAATAACTTTGTTAAGACTATGCTACGAGTGGGAATGCAAAGAGATGAGCTGGGCGTAGTGGACGACCAATTTGGTAGCCCAACCTACGCGGGCGATATCGCTGATGCCATTATCGCCATGTTGCAATCTCCTGGTGCGTACGGGGTTTATCATTTTTGCGGCGATTCGGCCGTTTCCTGGTGCGATTTTGCACGGGAAATTTTTAAGATTGCTAATGAGACTGCTCTTTATCCGCACCGGGTTGCAATCAAGCCTATTGCCACTCAAGAATACCCGACACCGGCATCCAGACCGGCTTACTCTATTCTAAGTACTGATAAGATCTGTGCCTTGAATCTTAAGCCAAGTCCTTGGCGTCGGCAGCTACGAACCGTTGTCAGTAAGCTATTGTCTCAGTAATGAGATTTTGTTGAGTGAAATGAAAGGGGATAATGTTATCCCCTTTGATGTTTTTGCTGGATGGCTATGATTTTTCATACTGCAGTGATGAATGATAAGCTCAGCAATGACCAGAATTACGTAACACTATTTTATTAAAAAAATTATGGTTCTAGGAACTTCATACGGCATGTCTTCAGAACAAAAACGATACCAAATTGTTACCTCAATCGTTTTGTATAACCACAGCTACGCTCAACTGGAAGATACCTTGTTGTCACTGCTTAGCGAAGCTTGTGTTGAAAAGATCGTCTTGGTCGATAACGGAGGTTCAGACTGGGCAGCCTCCTTAGATAACCCTCGGATCAGCTACATTGTGGCTGATGCCAACAGAGGGTTTGGTTATGGCCACAACCTTGCTATGAAACGCTACCTGGACGAGTGCGATTACTTTCTGATCTGCAATCCGGATATCAGTTTTGAGCCTGGGGCGCTTGAACGTCTCTATCATTTTGCCAGAGATGGAAAGCATCAGTTTGTCTCTCCCCGTATCCATTATAGCGATGGGCGCTTCCAGTTTAGCTGTCGTTTGTTGCCTACACCGTCAAACTTGTTTTTACGCCGATTTTTCCCTCAATGGGGGGCCAAGTTGGATATCAAATATGAAATACAACGTGCTGATTATACAAAATCTTTTTCAGTTCCGTCGGTTTCAGGCTGTTTTATGCTTCTAGAATCAATGTTATTGAAGCGCCTCGAGGGGTTTGATGAAAGGTATTTCATGTATCTGGAGGACGTGGATCTTTGTCGCCGGGCATTGTCAATGACCGATATCATCTATTTCCCAGGGGCCACGATTATTCATGTGTTTGGTAAGGGATCTTACAAGAACTTGAATTTATTCATTTATCATATGAAATCCGTAGTGCTGTACTTCAACAAGTGGGGATGGTTTTATGATCCGCTAAGGTCTAAGGCAAATCAAAAATGCTTAAAAACGATCCCCATGACTTCGTCTGATAAGTCGCAGTAGAATGACTGACTATCAGAAAGACCGGCTTTATGAGTTTAATTACATCTAAGGTGTTGATTATGTTTGTTATGACTGGGTGCGATTTTGGAGCACAGAGCGTTGTCATGATGGTGAGGT contains:
- the rfbC gene encoding dTDP-4-dehydrorhamnose 3,5-epimerase; the protein is MKVIDTPVVGVKLIEPKVFGDRRGFFVETFQKSRYQELLNIDVDFVQDNHSRSSKGVLRGLHFQRVNPQGKLVRVVRGEVYDVVVDIRVDSPTFKKWVGVYLSEDNQNQLWVPPGLAHGFLVISDIADFEYKCTEYYDPDSEACLLWNDPEIGIDWPTGEPLLSPKDLQGKLLRELF
- a CDS encoding glycosyltransferase, with translation MSSEQKRYQIVTSIVLYNHSYAQLEDTLLSLLSEACVEKIVLVDNGGSDWAASLDNPRISYIVADANRGFGYGHNLAMKRYLDECDYFLICNPDISFEPGALERLYHFARDGKHQFVSPRIHYSDGRFQFSCRLLPTPSNLFLRRFFPQWGAKLDIKYEIQRADYTKSFSVPSVSGCFMLLESMLLKRLEGFDERYFMYLEDVDLCRRALSMTDIIYFPGATIIHVFGKGSYKNLNLFIYHMKSVVLYFNKWGWFYDPLRSKANQKCLKTIPMTSSDKSQ
- the rfbD gene encoding dTDP-4-dehydrorhamnose reductase, which encodes MRVLLTGSAGQLGRCFTDRLPSGWILMASDSLQLDITDPEAITKAVTEFAPDAIVNAAAYTAVDKAESEPELAKAINSDGPGYLASAAALLNIPFVHVSTDYVFDGCASEPYSEATPCSPKNVYGKTKLDGEVAALNANPKTIVIRTAWVFSEYGNNFVKTMLRVGMQRDELGVVDDQFGSPTYAGDIADAIIAMLQSPGAYGVYHFCGDSAVSWCDFAREIFKIANETALYPHRVAIKPIATQEYPTPASRPAYSILSTDKICALNLKPSPWRRQLRTVVSKLLSQ